One region of Natronorubrum aibiense genomic DNA includes:
- a CDS encoding tautomerase family protein: MPLLQFDTTLSLSADEKTALADRVTDLYTDEMATTAGHVAVTIREHDPAALHLGRAVEGPLVFLDAEIRQGRSFDCKRAFAVATMAYLGETFDVPDENMKVVFTEHPGEAMMGVDRVGGEWDGEEGSH; the protein is encoded by the coding sequence ATGCCCCTGTTGCAGTTCGATACGACGTTGTCGCTGTCGGCCGACGAGAAGACGGCGCTCGCGGATCGAGTGACAGACCTGTACACGGACGAGATGGCAACGACAGCGGGCCACGTCGCGGTGACGATCCGCGAACACGATCCCGCCGCCCTCCATCTCGGGCGTGCTGTTGAGGGACCGCTGGTGTTTCTCGATGCCGAGATTCGGCAAGGGCGGTCGTTCGACTGCAAGCGCGCGTTCGCCGTCGCCACCATGGCGTATCTCGGGGAGACGTTCGATGTCCCCGACGAGAACATGAAGGTCGTCTTTACCGAGCACCCCGGTGAGGCGATGATGGGTGTCGACCGCGTCGGCGGCGAGTGGGACGGCGAGGAGGGGAGCCACTGA
- a CDS encoding universal stress protein has product MYRILLPVDTNESRARAQVDAILELPAAAEDVFVDVVHVHDETMPDAEWAAGGFSETYTEELAENIDQRIPSSVAVAVDDLEAADVEYAVHETAGEPAETILEAVTELDSNVIVLGSGDQSPVGKMLFGSVTQDVVLESDRPVTVVPAAE; this is encoded by the coding sequence ATGTATCGGATCTTGCTGCCAGTCGATACGAACGAGTCACGAGCGCGTGCACAGGTCGACGCGATACTCGAACTCCCCGCCGCTGCCGAGGACGTGTTCGTCGACGTGGTCCACGTCCACGACGAAACGATGCCGGACGCCGAGTGGGCCGCCGGCGGCTTCTCCGAAACCTACACGGAGGAGTTGGCGGAGAACATCGACCAGCGCATCCCATCTTCGGTGGCGGTCGCCGTCGACGACCTCGAGGCGGCCGACGTCGAGTACGCGGTCCACGAGACGGCTGGCGAACCGGCCGAGACGATCCTCGAGGCCGTGACGGAACTGGACAGCAACGTGATCGTCCTCGGGAGCGGCGACCAGTCGCCGGTCGGAAAGATGCTTTTCGGCAGCGTCACGCAGGACGTCGTCCTCGAAAGCGATCGGCCGGTCACCGTCGTTCCTGCCGCCGAGTAG
- a CDS encoding SLC13 family permease, whose protein sequence is MVYDSSKTLQKFIQNIWLYLWQLNAQTKAYLTLDGPAMVKDMDGVSEEEKRLAEQAFSDGGQPPNGTAKSAPNGDNGDGQGGDDSSPFDVDGSYGLRQKIGFVLGPILFALIYLAPTPAGLEPAGQAVAAVTAWVAVWWMSEAIPIPATSLLPIVLFPLTGALPVEETTPSYGHPLVFLFMGGFFLAMAMQRWGLHRRIALRTIKLVGTKPSRLILGFMIATAFLSMWVSNSATVMMMVPIALAVIYQTADLVNETGLEIDTSEGNFSFGIALMLCIAYGASVGGVATLIGTPPNILFAGQAGELFDTTIGFAEWMLYGVPISIVGLAAVYVYVTRIAMSPQFDQLPMGADTIDRELRALGPMSSPERRVLVVFIGMAAAWIGASLLEPLAGITPPDDADTIVAIGGALVLFTLPTKTEDGDHTFLLDWSNAVDIPWGVILLFGGGLAIAAGFGETGLAVWIGEQLQLLEGVSMLLILLAVVMITIFLTEVTSNTATTAMLMPILAGVAVGISVHPYGLMIAGATAASFAFMLPVATPPNAIVFGSGYISLPQMARVGAGLNVIGIILITAVAVAWLPFAWGIDLGTLPTEFLEQWNT, encoded by the coding sequence ATGGTGTACGATAGTTCGAAAACACTTCAAAAGTTCATTCAGAACATCTGGCTCTATCTGTGGCAGCTCAACGCCCAGACGAAGGCGTATCTCACACTTGACGGGCCGGCTATGGTCAAAGACATGGACGGCGTCTCCGAAGAGGAAAAGCGACTCGCGGAGCAGGCGTTCAGCGACGGTGGCCAGCCGCCGAATGGGACCGCCAAGTCGGCTCCAAATGGGGACAACGGTGACGGGCAAGGCGGCGATGACAGCTCCCCCTTCGACGTCGACGGCTCGTACGGGCTGCGCCAGAAGATCGGCTTCGTCCTCGGTCCGATCCTGTTCGCGTTGATTTACCTCGCACCGACGCCGGCCGGCCTCGAACCCGCGGGCCAGGCCGTCGCGGCCGTCACCGCGTGGGTAGCCGTCTGGTGGATGTCAGAAGCGATTCCGATTCCGGCGACTTCGTTGCTCCCTATCGTCCTGTTCCCATTGACGGGCGCGCTCCCAGTCGAGGAAACGACGCCGTCGTACGGCCATCCGCTGGTGTTCCTCTTTATGGGCGGCTTCTTCCTCGCGATGGCGATGCAGCGGTGGGGACTGCACCGGCGCATCGCGCTACGGACGATCAAGCTCGTCGGGACGAAGCCCTCTCGGCTCATTCTCGGCTTCATGATCGCCACGGCGTTTCTCTCGATGTGGGTGTCAAACAGCGCGACCGTGATGATGATGGTCCCCATCGCGCTGGCAGTTATCTACCAGACCGCGGATCTGGTCAACGAGACCGGACTCGAGATCGACACTAGCGAGGGCAACTTCTCGTTCGGGATCGCGCTCATGCTCTGTATCGCCTACGGTGCCTCCGTCGGTGGCGTCGCGACGCTCATCGGCACGCCGCCGAACATCCTCTTTGCGGGGCAGGCGGGCGAACTCTTCGATACGACGATTGGCTTCGCCGAGTGGATGCTCTACGGTGTCCCGATCTCGATCGTCGGGCTCGCTGCCGTCTACGTCTACGTCACCCGCATTGCGATGTCGCCCCAGTTCGACCAGTTGCCGATGGGTGCCGACACGATCGACCGCGAACTCCGGGCCCTTGGACCGATGAGTTCGCCGGAACGCCGCGTGCTCGTCGTCTTCATCGGGATGGCGGCCGCCTGGATCGGCGCCAGCCTGCTCGAGCCGCTGGCCGGAATTACCCCACCCGACGACGCCGACACCATCGTCGCCATCGGTGGTGCATTGGTTCTGTTTACCCTACCGACGAAGACCGAGGACGGCGACCACACCTTCCTTCTCGACTGGTCGAACGCGGTCGACATCCCGTGGGGTGTCATCCTCCTGTTCGGTGGTGGCCTCGCAATCGCAGCTGGCTTCGGTGAGACCGGCCTCGCAGTCTGGATCGGCGAACAGCTGCAGCTGCTCGAGGGCGTCTCGATGCTTCTCATCCTGCTGGCCGTCGTGATGATCACGATCTTCCTGACCGAAGTGACTTCGAACACGGCGACGACGGCGATGTTGATGCCGATCCTCGCCGGCGTTGCGGTCGGGATCAGCGTCCACCCCTACGGGCTGATGATCGCCGGTGCGACCGCCGCGTCGTTCGCGTTCATGCTTCCCGTTGCGACGCCGCCGAACGCGATCGTCTTCGGCAGCGGCTACATCTCGCTGCCCCAGATGGCCC